A stretch of Paenibacillus sp. URB8-2 DNA encodes these proteins:
- a CDS encoding ABC transporter permease, with the protein MGKYAAYTITTLKNTQVYKFDLLLRVMNSFILVIAFREAWKAIYESGQGLALSTGVSSQGMQTYAMLSVILFAIIPPSISYEISDKVRDGSIVFDMQKPWDYEWMHFSKAVGVFMFSMIYAVIPQLIAILLFFPVDYPTGLQAAAFAASVLFAFLLSFLINFIVGMSAVLFTETWGIEMFKTVITDICSGAMVPLWFFPEAVARFLSWLPFQGIFNIPLSLFIGKITGTAIWEQLAFQAAWCLALLLLSRLVLRRIERRLVISGG; encoded by the coding sequence GTGGGGAAATATGCCGCCTATACGATAACCACGCTGAAAAACACGCAGGTATACAAATTTGATTTGCTGCTGCGCGTAATGAACTCGTTTATTTTGGTAATCGCTTTCCGCGAAGCGTGGAAGGCCATTTACGAGAGCGGACAGGGCCTTGCCCTATCCACGGGAGTGTCTTCGCAGGGAATGCAGACCTACGCTATGCTTTCCGTCATCCTGTTTGCCATCATCCCCCCTTCCATTTCTTATGAAATCAGCGACAAAGTCAGAGACGGCTCCATCGTGTTCGATATGCAGAAGCCGTGGGATTATGAATGGATGCATTTCTCCAAAGCGGTCGGCGTCTTCATGTTTAGTATGATTTATGCCGTTATTCCGCAGTTGATTGCGATCCTTTTGTTTTTCCCCGTTGATTATCCGACCGGTCTGCAGGCCGCCGCTTTCGCGGCAAGCGTCCTGTTCGCCTTTTTGCTGTCCTTTTTGATCAATTTTATCGTTGGCATGTCGGCCGTCTTGTTTACGGAAACATGGGGGATCGAGATGTTCAAGACCGTCATCACCGACATTTGCTCCGGCGCAATGGTTCCGCTCTGGTTCTTCCCGGAGGCGGTGGCCCGATTCCTCTCATGGCTTCCTTTCCAGGGGATTTTCAATATTCCTTTATCCTTGTTTATTGGAAAAATAACGGGAACCGCCATCTGGGAGCAGCTTGCCTTTCAGGCTGCGTGGTGTCTGGCCCTGCTGCTGCTGAGCAGGCTGGTACTCAGACGGATCGAACGCAGGCTGGTTATTTCGGGAGGATAA
- a CDS encoding ABC transporter ATP-binding protein gives MDIIIADNLVRQFHSPKKPAGSFKLLKSVFSMQKETKNVVDHVTFTVRKGDFVGYIGPNGAGKSTTIKMLSGVLVPTSGNVLVKGLEPHKNRKQHARNIGVVFGQRTQLWWDLPLIESFKLLGKIYDVPKGRFQRNLEMFTDILEMSSFLSTPVRKLSLGQRMRGDIAASLLHEPEILFLDEPTIGLDIIAKEKIQSFLQQINKEQEITIILTTHNMDDIEKLCRRVIFIDKGQILFDGSTEVMTAEFGGFRYLVVDAPNWDEAAWNGPSVERREDSQLFFRIEDDKQVAPMIKQLTDLLDIHNLTVQEPRIEDVIKQLYGRIDH, from the coding sequence TTGGACATTATCATAGCGGACAATTTGGTCAGACAATTCCATTCCCCCAAAAAGCCGGCAGGCTCATTCAAGCTGCTGAAATCCGTCTTTTCCATGCAAAAAGAGACAAAAAATGTAGTGGACCATGTGACGTTTACTGTACGGAAAGGGGATTTCGTCGGCTATATCGGCCCGAACGGGGCCGGAAAGTCAACCACCATCAAGATGCTGTCCGGTGTGCTTGTTCCCACTTCGGGAAACGTTCTGGTCAAGGGATTGGAGCCGCATAAGAACCGCAAGCAGCATGCGAGGAATATCGGGGTAGTATTCGGACAGCGCACCCAGCTCTGGTGGGATTTGCCGCTCATCGAATCCTTCAAGCTTCTCGGCAAAATATACGATGTTCCGAAAGGCCGCTTCCAGCGCAATCTGGAGATGTTCACCGATATTCTTGAAATGTCTTCTTTCCTTTCAACGCCGGTGCGTAAGCTCAGCCTGGGCCAACGAATGCGCGGAGACATTGCCGCGTCCCTGCTCCACGAGCCGGAAATTCTCTTTCTCGATGAACCGACCATCGGGCTTGACATCATAGCGAAGGAAAAAATCCAATCCTTTCTTCAGCAGATCAACAAAGAACAAGAAATCACGATCATCTTAACGACGCACAACATGGACGATATCGAAAAATTATGCCGCAGGGTCATCTTCATCGACAAAGGGCAAATTCTGTTTGACGGCAGCACGGAAGTAATGACCGCTGAGTTTGGAGGCTTCCGTTACCTTGTCGTGGATGCGCCGAATTGGGACGAAGCCGCCTGGAACGGACCTTCCGTCGAACGGCGGGAGGACAGCCAACTGTTCTTCCGGATCGAAGACGACAAGCAGGTGGCCCCAATGATCAAGCAGCTCACCGACCTTCTGGATATCCACAATTTGACTGTTCAGGAGCCGAGGATCGAAGATGTAATTAAACAGCTGTACGGAAGGATCGATCACTAG
- a CDS encoding aldo/keto reductase: protein MNYRTLGRTGLKVSEVGFGAWGIGKTSWIGADDQESIKALNRSIELGLNFIDTALGYGEGHSEKLVGQVVREHAGNIYVATKIPPKNRQWPARSGVPAQETFTAEHVISCTEQSLRNLGLETIDVQQFHVWSDEWVGTGDWLEGVQKLKEQGKIRFFGVSINDYQPSNAIKLIESGLVDTVQVIYNIFEQSPEDELLPACEKHEIGVIVRVALDEGGLTGKITPETTFEQGDFRNHYFRGDRKREVYERVQSIAADLNIPVDGIAETALRYVLSSPAVSTVIPGMRSVTNVERNMKIGDGLGLPADQLAKLKAHRWVRNFYN from the coding sequence ATGAACTACAGAACACTTGGAAGAACGGGATTAAAAGTATCTGAAGTCGGTTTTGGAGCCTGGGGAATCGGCAAGACGTCATGGATCGGCGCGGATGATCAAGAATCGATCAAAGCGCTGAACCGGTCGATCGAGCTCGGTTTGAATTTTATTGATACTGCGCTTGGATATGGGGAAGGGCACAGCGAGAAGTTGGTCGGACAAGTCGTCCGGGAACATGCGGGGAACATTTATGTAGCGACCAAAATCCCGCCGAAGAACAGACAGTGGCCCGCCCGCAGCGGTGTGCCGGCCCAAGAGACATTCACGGCGGAGCATGTGATTTCCTGCACGGAGCAAAGCTTGCGCAACCTCGGTCTAGAAACGATTGATGTTCAGCAGTTCCATGTCTGGTCGGATGAGTGGGTCGGAACAGGAGATTGGCTGGAAGGTGTGCAGAAGCTGAAGGAACAGGGGAAGATCCGGTTCTTTGGAGTTTCCATCAATGACTATCAGCCAAGCAATGCGATCAAGCTGATTGAAAGCGGTCTCGTTGATACCGTGCAGGTTATCTATAATATTTTTGAACAAAGTCCGGAGGACGAGCTGCTGCCGGCGTGCGAGAAGCATGAAATCGGGGTGATCGTCCGGGTTGCGCTGGATGAAGGCGGGTTAACCGGAAAAATCACGCCGGAAACGACCTTCGAGCAAGGTGATTTCCGCAATCATTATTTCAGGGGTGACCGCAAGCGCGAGGTGTATGAACGGGTGCAGAGCATTGCCGCCGACCTCAATATCCCCGTGGACGGCATCGCCGAGACGGCGCTGCGTTATGTGCTCAGCAGCCCGGCCGTTTCGACGGTTATTCCGGGCATGCGCTCCGTTACCAATGTGGAACGCAATATGAAGATCGGAGACGGTTTGGGGCTTCCAGCGGACCAGCTGGCTAAGCTGAAGGCGCACCGCTGGGTTCGCAATTTTTATAACTGA
- a CDS encoding ABC transporter permease, which produces MIGRHIKLYIAMQSANLRSHMAYPLNFAIGVLSITFLGLSFILVSWVITQKVPVINGWGTYELIFMTSLWRTTHGIFIAFFVQSWFLDSLIRNGEFDRFLVRPLNPMFSFAAFNIQIYGFGDMLAGLIGLAVSMAHIPDWTFLKIAYLLVIVLCGAAIEWSLQMLIGCMVFWTLQGGAMRHILDQLLAQFTRYPLSIYNRVLQVLLTFVLPVAFISYYPSSFLLGNRTDGGFSPLLIYFTPLVALLLVSVTYFVWTKGINAYKGAGT; this is translated from the coding sequence TTGATCGGCAGACATATCAAGCTGTATATCGCAATGCAATCGGCAAATTTGCGCTCGCACATGGCGTATCCGCTGAATTTCGCCATCGGTGTGTTGAGCATCACGTTTCTCGGGTTGTCCTTTATCCTGGTGTCCTGGGTCATCACACAGAAGGTTCCCGTTATTAACGGTTGGGGAACCTACGAACTTATCTTCATGACTTCGCTCTGGCGGACGACGCACGGCATCTTTATCGCCTTTTTTGTGCAAAGCTGGTTTCTCGACTCGCTGATCCGGAACGGCGAATTTGACCGCTTCCTGGTCAGGCCGCTCAATCCGATGTTTTCTTTTGCCGCCTTCAACATTCAAATCTACGGATTCGGCGATATGCTGGCAGGCCTTATCGGGCTCGCCGTATCCATGGCCCACATTCCGGACTGGACGTTCTTGAAGATCGCCTATCTGCTCGTCATCGTTCTATGCGGCGCGGCCATCGAATGGTCGCTTCAAATGCTGATCGGCTGCATGGTGTTCTGGACACTGCAGGGCGGAGCTATGCGCCATATTCTGGATCAGCTGCTCGCGCAGTTCACCCGCTACCCGCTGTCCATCTATAACCGCGTCCTCCAGGTTCTGCTGACTTTCGTTCTGCCTGTCGCGTTCATCAGCTATTATCCTTCTTCCTTTTTACTGGGCAACCGGACGGACGGCGGATTCTCTCCTCTGTTGATATACTTCACGCCGCTGGTGGCGCTGCTCTTGGTCTCGGTCACTTATTTCGTGTGGACAAAAGGAATAAATGCTTACAAAGGAGCGGGAACATAA
- a CDS encoding X2-like carbohydrate binding domain-containing protein, whose product MNRFRKSFSLFGALLLLVSSWLPLNSKVYAADPVNDFTPGTSAQQLVNHLTQGSPISVVPNSETLKGSLSNTSTYSKLDAETLSDSTRLTLNQGIFINSTDGSGAAYGDEQLQAVLTGANNYSEVTNASALQFQFTVPEGKTSIALDFIFASQESYTSDYDIAAVFVDDVNYAFMPNGSILRVNQAAKLENYTPPVLSDWSSWSPPQTLVGLLDPNRMVHTLRIAVANTDDDIAASGIFVSNLIPGNSTEGGVVTEAATPTANPTGGEVAAGTTVALATSTDGATIHYTTDGSTPTSSSQVYSTPIPVNAAMTIKAIAVKAGLSDSAVMSESYTITTPQNSLVTPTSASFDKYAASAGYADVETTLTLNGNTLSSIDNGGTPLTENTDYTVSGSAVTIKKEYLAAQPEGTTNLTFTFSAGAPQTLAIAVSDTTPENSLITPTSASFDKYAASAGYADVETTLTLNGNTLSSIENGGTPLTENTDYTVSGSTVKIKKEYLADQPEGTTSLTFAFSAGAPKTLAITVSDTTPVSPGVPKLKSAIAGNEKVTLNWSPVNDSTGYKIYQSVTSDTYGAEVATVQGSVYSYNVTGLTNGKTYYFVVKATNPGGDSAASNQVSATPKTVPVAPADIAATTGNGQATITFTAPADNGGSAITGYEVTSSPGNIIATGTTSPITITGLQNGTTYTFTVKAINSAGSSVASAVSNAVTPLAPSSGDGGSTPAVPTAPSAPEPTNTGVDALVNGNVQTVGTGTTSKVNDQAVTTVVIDPKKLDDILAAEGQNAVITIPVNTKADVVIGELNGQIIKNMEQKQAVLEIKTENATYTLPAQQININNISDQLGKQIALQDIKVQIEIAAPTADTAKTVENSAATGQFTIVVPPLNFTVRGVYGDTKIEVSKFNAYVERTLAIPDGIDPNKITTGVVIEPDGAVRHVPTQIINIDGKYYAKVSSLTNSTYSVVWHPLEFKDVAKHWAKDAVNDMGSRMIVTGSGNNMFNPDQDITRAEFAAIIVRGLGLKLESAAAPFSDVQQSDWYNDIIQTSYAYNLISGFEDGTFRPNDKITREQAMTIIAKAMTITDLKAKLPSKAAGEVLSSFGDANKISGWAKNSAADCLQAGIISGRTSSQLSPKDNITRAEVAAIIQRLLQKSELIN is encoded by the coding sequence ATGAACAGATTCAGAAAAAGCTTTTCTTTATTCGGGGCATTATTATTGCTTGTTAGTTCCTGGCTCCCATTGAACAGCAAAGTTTATGCCGCAGATCCGGTGAATGATTTCACGCCAGGGACAAGCGCCCAGCAATTGGTTAACCATCTTACTCAAGGCTCGCCAATCAGTGTGGTTCCGAACTCGGAGACGTTAAAAGGATCGTTAAGTAATACTTCAACGTATTCTAAATTGGATGCAGAAACTTTATCGGATAGCACTCGCCTGACTCTTAATCAAGGTATCTTTATTAATTCTACTGACGGATCAGGAGCCGCTTATGGCGATGAACAGCTCCAAGCTGTGCTGACAGGTGCAAATAATTATAGTGAAGTTACCAATGCATCGGCGCTTCAGTTTCAATTCACCGTACCTGAGGGGAAGACATCGATTGCGTTGGATTTTATTTTTGCGAGTCAGGAAAGCTATACTTCCGATTATGATATCGCTGCTGTCTTCGTTGATGATGTCAACTATGCGTTTATGCCAAACGGTTCGATCTTGCGTGTCAATCAAGCGGCAAAGCTTGAAAACTATACTCCCCCCGTATTATCGGATTGGAGTTCATGGTCGCCTCCCCAAACACTGGTAGGTCTGCTTGATCCCAATCGTATGGTACATACTCTTCGGATCGCTGTTGCCAATACAGATGATGATATTGCCGCATCAGGTATTTTTGTCTCAAATCTTATCCCGGGCAATTCTACGGAAGGAGGGGTCGTTACTGAAGCTGCAACACCGACTGCGAATCCTACTGGAGGCGAGGTGGCAGCAGGCACAACGGTAGCGCTGGCTACAAGCACCGACGGGGCGACAATCCACTATACAACAGACGGCAGCACTCCAACGAGCAGCAGTCAGGTGTATAGTACACCGATTCCCGTAAACGCTGCGATGACGATCAAGGCGATTGCGGTGAAAGCAGGGCTGAGCGATAGTGCCGTAATGAGTGAAAGCTATACGATCACTACGCCGCAGAACAGCCTAGTTACCCCGACGAGCGCGAGCTTTGATAAGTACGCGGCATCGGCAGGCTATGCGGATGTGGAAACAACGTTGACGCTGAACGGCAATACGCTGAGCAGTATTGATAACGGCGGCACGCCGCTGACCGAGAACACGGACTATACGGTGAGCGGTAGCGCGGTAACGATAAAGAAAGAGTACCTGGCGGCGCAGCCGGAAGGTACAACGAATTTGACGTTCACCTTCAGTGCGGGAGCGCCGCAGACGCTCGCGATTGCGGTAAGCGACACGACGCCGGAGAACAGCCTGATTACGCCGACGAGCGCGAGCTTCGATAAGTACGCGGCATCGGCCGGGTATGCGGATGTGGAAACCACGCTGACGCTGAACGGCAACACGCTGAGCAGCATCGAAAATGGCGGCACACCGCTGACCGAGAACACGGACTACACAGTAAGCGGCAGCACAGTGAAGATCAAGAAGGAATACTTGGCGGATCAACCGGAAGGTACGACGAGCTTGACGTTCGCCTTCAGCGCGGGAGCGCCGAAGACGCTCGCGATTACAGTGAGCGACACGACGCCTGTCTCACCAGGAGTCCCTAAGCTGAAATCGGCTATAGCTGGTAATGAAAAGGTAACTCTCAACTGGAGTCCAGTAAATGATTCAACGGGTTATAAAATTTATCAAAGTGTAACTTCTGACACCTATGGAGCAGAAGTGGCTACGGTTCAGGGATCTGTATATTCCTACAACGTAACGGGATTGACCAACGGAAAGACGTATTATTTTGTGGTCAAAGCGACAAATCCTGGAGGAGACAGCGCCGCTTCCAACCAAGTGAGCGCAACGCCGAAGACTGTTCCGGTAGCGCCCGCAGACATCGCCGCAACTACAGGAAACGGACAAGCAACCATTACCTTTACGGCTCCTGCGGATAACGGAGGAAGTGCAATTACTGGTTACGAGGTCACTTCTTCGCCAGGCAACATTATCGCGACAGGAACAACCAGTCCCATTACAATAACAGGACTGCAGAATGGAACGACTTACACGTTTACAGTAAAAGCAATCAATAGTGCTGGCAGCAGTGTGGCATCCGCTGTCTCCAATGCCGTCACACCGCTTGCACCGTCCAGTGGCGATGGCGGCAGTACTCCTGCTGTGCCGACTGCTCCAAGCGCACCGGAGCCAACGAACACAGGAGTCGATGCACTTGTCAATGGAAACGTGCAGACTGTGGGCACAGGAACAACAAGCAAAGTGAATGATCAAGCGGTCACAACCGTAGTGATTGATCCGAAGAAGCTTGACGACATCCTTGCAGCAGAAGGTCAGAATGCGGTGATTACGATACCGGTGAATACGAAAGCGGATGTCGTGATTGGCGAACTGAACGGCCAGATTATCAAAAACATGGAGCAAAAACAGGCGGTCCTGGAAATCAAAACCGAGAACGCCACCTACACATTACCTGCCCAACAGATCAATATTAATAATATTTCGGATCAGCTTGGTAAACAGATAGCGCTTCAGGATATCAAGGTGCAGATTGAAATTGCCGCGCCAACTGCAGATACGGCAAAGACCGTAGAGAACTCGGCGGCCACAGGCCAGTTCACGATTGTCGTTCCTCCGCTTAACTTTACCGTCAGAGGAGTTTACGGGGATACCAAGATTGAAGTATCCAAGTTCAATGCTTATGTGGAACGGACGCTTGCCATTCCGGATGGTATAGACCCCAATAAAATCACTACTGGAGTTGTGATTGAACCGGATGGAGCCGTCCGCCATGTGCCAACGCAGATCATTAACATTGACGGTAAATATTACGCAAAAGTGAGCAGTTTGACGAACAGTACGTACTCGGTTGTCTGGCACCCTCTTGAGTTCAAGGATGTCGCCAAGCATTGGGCAAAAGATGCGGTGAACGACATGGGTTCACGAATGATCGTCACCGGCAGCGGCAATAATATGTTCAACCCTGATCAAGATATTACTCGTGCGGAATTTGCAGCAATCATCGTTCGGGGACTGGGACTGAAGCTGGAGAGTGCGGCTGCTCCATTCTCGGATGTACAGCAATCGGATTGGTATAACGATATTATTCAAACATCCTATGCCTACAATCTGATCAGCGGTTTTGAAGACGGCACCTTCCGTCCGAACGACAAGATTACGAGGGAACAGGCGATGACAATCATCGCGAAAGCAATGACGATCACTGACCTGAAAGCAAAGCTGCCTTCTAAAGCAGCAGGAGAAGTTCTGAGTTCATTTGGGGATGCGAATAAGATTTCCGGGTGGGCGAAAAATAGTGCTGCTGACTGCTTACAAGCAGGCATCATTTCCGGCAGAACCAGCAGCCAACTGTCACCAAAGGATAACATCACCAGAGCCGAAGTTGCCGCTATTATTCAGAGACTTCTACAAAAGTCTGAATTGATTAACTAA
- a CDS encoding LacI family DNA-binding transcriptional regulator, with amino-acid sequence MTTIIDVARLAGVSKTTVSRVINNYPHISQDKKEQVLKAMEQLGFTPNPSARRLRGQLATTIAVVVPKIVNPFFSYLVDAIEQVGYRNGYQTLICQTNEDKEKELSYLNLLKTKQADGIIMASIENDWEDIKPYTEYGPIVLCNEYINRPDVPMIRVDQYQGTYIGVKHLIERGHRKIAYCTGGLFTAFGKDKDRNLGYQKALEEAGIQVNPSWILVDKHTIEDGKQAMQLLLDMKDRPTAVFTGSDEIAGGLMMAAKKAGLSVPQDLAIIGFDDQPIAEVLDPGLTTIRQPIEQMGKKAGEVLLNILNQSGPDSAVYELPVELIVRQST; translated from the coding sequence ATGACAACCATTATCGATGTGGCCCGCCTGGCCGGAGTGTCCAAGACAACCGTTTCCCGGGTGATCAACAACTATCCCCATATTTCCCAGGACAAAAAAGAGCAGGTGCTCAAGGCAATGGAGCAGCTAGGATTTACGCCAAATCCTTCCGCAAGAAGATTAAGAGGCCAGCTTGCCACAACCATCGCGGTGGTAGTCCCGAAGATTGTGAATCCGTTCTTTTCCTATTTGGTGGACGCCATCGAACAGGTAGGTTACCGGAATGGCTACCAGACCCTGATCTGCCAGACGAACGAGGATAAAGAGAAAGAGCTATCCTATTTAAATCTGCTGAAGACGAAGCAGGCGGATGGAATCATTATGGCATCCATTGAGAATGATTGGGAGGACATTAAGCCTTATACGGAATACGGTCCCATTGTGCTGTGCAACGAATACATCAACAGGCCGGATGTCCCCATGATCAGGGTAGACCAATATCAAGGAACCTACATCGGCGTCAAGCATCTGATCGAAAGAGGGCATCGGAAGATAGCTTACTGCACCGGCGGATTGTTCACGGCATTTGGAAAAGACAAGGATCGGAACTTGGGTTATCAAAAAGCGCTGGAAGAAGCCGGCATCCAAGTGAATCCGAGCTGGATTCTGGTTGATAAGCATACGATTGAAGACGGAAAACAAGCGATGCAGCTGCTTCTCGATATGAAGGACCGTCCGACGGCCGTATTTACCGGGAGCGATGAAATTGCCGGAGGGCTGATGATGGCCGCGAAAAAAGCCGGCTTGTCCGTTCCTCAAGATTTAGCCATCATCGGTTTCGATGATCAACCCATAGCGGAAGTACTTGATCCGGGACTCACAACCATTCGGCAGCCTATTGAACAAATGGGGAAGAAAGCGGGGGAGGTTCTTCTGAACATCCTGAACCAGTCCGGCCCCGATTCGGCGGTGTATGAACTTCCCGTAGAATTGATCGTCCGACAATCCACTTGA
- a CDS encoding glycosyltransferase produces the protein MSGLGIASRAYVQGLRRQGVHVQVGAGALKRLGTRRSAVKKVLICHVPPNHVHVKEERKHYDYVILNTVWETTRIPNRWKPHMNKFDAVFVPTLHNKEALRKSGVKVPVFIVPHGVNAKEYRPGIPKLRIPESKGKFVFVSVFGFQHRKNPEGLLRAYWEEFSARDSVLLVIKTNGYSSRENEAWIKQRIASYKNKLGYGKSAAPVKIIGRQITPGQLKGIFTLGDAFVLPTRGEGVGMPFLEAMASGIPVIATRWGGQMDFLNSQNSFLVDYVLQNPAVSMRSSHAISRKFHELFAQQGQLWAEPRLQSLKQQMRTAYQNPLLCKRKGQQGRRDALGLSWDRSGRMMKLAIEQVIGRKK, from the coding sequence ATGAGCGGGCTGGGTATCGCCAGCCGGGCCTATGTGCAGGGCTTGCGGCGGCAAGGTGTGCATGTGCAGGTTGGCGCCGGAGCGTTAAAGCGCCTGGGAACCCGGCGTTCGGCTGTCAAGAAAGTGCTGATCTGCCATGTTCCGCCGAACCATGTTCATGTCAAAGAGGAGAGGAAGCATTATGACTATGTGATCCTGAACACCGTTTGGGAGACGACGCGGATACCGAACCGCTGGAAGCCCCACATGAATAAATTTGATGCGGTATTTGTGCCCACGCTTCATAACAAAGAAGCCCTCCGAAAGAGCGGTGTAAAGGTTCCCGTCTTCATCGTGCCTCATGGCGTGAACGCGAAGGAATACCGTCCGGGCATTCCCAAGCTGAGAATACCGGAGAGCAAAGGGAAATTCGTATTTGTATCCGTCTTTGGCTTCCAGCATCGCAAGAATCCGGAAGGGCTGCTTCGGGCCTATTGGGAGGAGTTCTCCGCCCGCGATTCCGTGCTGCTCGTGATCAAGACCAACGGCTACAGTTCCCGTGAGAATGAAGCCTGGATCAAGCAGCGAATTGCCAGCTACAAGAATAAGCTGGGTTATGGCAAAAGCGCCGCTCCCGTTAAGATCATCGGCAGGCAGATCACTCCCGGACAGCTGAAAGGGATTTTTACGCTGGGGGATGCTTTTGTTCTTCCAACCAGAGGAGAAGGCGTAGGCATGCCGTTTCTTGAAGCAATGGCCAGTGGTATTCCGGTTATAGCAACGAGATGGGGAGGCCAAATGGATTTTTTGAACAGCCAAAATTCATTTCTGGTGGATTACGTGCTCCAGAACCCGGCTGTCAGCATGAGGAGCAGTCACGCCATATCCCGCAAATTTCATGAACTGTTCGCGCAGCAGGGGCAGCTATGGGCGGAGCCTCGGCTTCAAAGCCTCAAACAGCAGATGAGAACCGCCTATCAGAATCCTCTTCTTTGCAAGAGAAAAGGCCAGCAGGGGCGTAGGGATGCGCTCGGACTTTCCTGGGACCGGTCGGGCAGGATGATGAAGCTGGCCATCGAACAGGTAATCGGAAGAAAGAAATAA